A window from Ciconia boyciana chromosome 21, ASM3463844v1, whole genome shotgun sequence encodes these proteins:
- the ZMPSTE24 gene encoding CAAX prenyl protease 1 homolog gives MALPGELWAELPAEKRIFCSVLLFSWAVYLWEAFLAHRQRRVYRTTTHVPQELGQIMDSETFEKSRLYQLDKSTFSFWSGLYSEVEGTMILLCGGIPFLWNLSGQISGRAGFGPEYEIVQSLVFLLLATLFSAVTGLPWSLYNTFVIEEKHGFNQQTLGFFFKDAIKKFIVTQCILLPVTSLLLYIIKIGGDYFFIYAWLFTLVVSLVLVTIYADYIAPLFDKFIPLPEGELKQQIETMAKSIDFPLTKVYVVEGSKRSSHSNAYFYGFFKNKRIVLFDTLLEDYSALNKEPAEGEDGENEETKSKTKNKKQGCKNEEVLAVLGHELGHWKLGHTVKNIIISQMNSFLCFFLFAVLIGRKELFAAFGFYDTQPTLIGLMIIFQFIFSPYNEVLSFCLTVLSRRFEFQADAFAKELGKAKDLYSALIKLNKDNLGFPVSDWIFSMWHYSHPPLLERLQALKDAKQE, from the exons ATGGCGCTGCCCGGCGAgctgtgggcagagctgccGGCCGAGAAGCGCATCTTCTGCTCCGTGCTGCTCTTCTCCTGGGCCGTCTACCTCTGGGAGGCCTTCCTGGCGCACCGGCAG agACGGGTGTATAGAACAACAACACATGTACCACAGGAATTGGGACAGATCATGGattcagaaacatttgaaaaatctcGTCTGTATCAGCTGGACAAAAGTACTTTCAGCTTTTGGTCAGGCCTGTATTCAGAGGTTGAGGGCACT atgaTTCTCCTCTGTGGAggaattccttttctttggaaTCTGTCTGGTCAGATCTCTGGTCGTGCTGGGTTTGGACCAGAATATGAG attgttCAGTCATTGgtatttctgctgcttgcaACACTCTTCAGTGCAGTGACTGGTCTCCCATGGAGTTTATATAACACATTTGTCATAGAAGAGAAACATGGCTTCAATCAACAG acactgggatttttttttaaggatgctATCAAGAAGTTTATCGTGACTCAGTGTATTCTGTTGCCAGTGACATCCCTTCTGctttacattattaaaataggGGGAGACTACTTCTTCATCTATGCCTGGCTCTTCACATTAGTTGTTTCCTTG GTGCTTGTTACAATCTATGCAGACTATATTGCACCTTTGTTTGATAAATTCATTCCGCTTCCTGAGGGAGAGCTCAAGCAACAAATTGAAACAATGGCAAAGAGCATTGACTTCCCATTGACAAAGGTGTATGTTGTTGaag GTTCTAAGCGTTCTTCTCATAGCAATGCTTATTTCTATGGATTCTTCAAGAATAAGCGGATAGTACTCTTCGACACCCTCCTGGAAGATTATTCTGCATTGAACAAAGAGCCAGCAGAAGGAGAAGATGGTGAGAATGAAGAGACAAAGTCTAAAACTAAA AATAAGAAACAAGgatgtaaaaatgaagaagttCTGGCTGTACTTGGTCATGAATTGGGTCACTGGAAACTAGGTCACACTGTCAAAAATATTATCATCAGCCAG atgaattccttcctctgcttcttcttGTTTGCTGTGTTAATTGGTCGAAAAGAACTCTTTGCTGCATTTGGTTTCTATGACACCCAGCCTACCCTGATAGGCTTGATGattattttccagttcattttTTCACCTTACAATGAG GTTCTCTCATTTTGTTTGACTGTATTAAGCCGACGATTTGAGTTTCAAGCAGATGCATTTGCCAAGGAACTTGGGAAGGCTAAAGACCTATATTCTGCTTTGATCAAGCTAAACAAAGATAATTTAGGATTCCCTGTTTCTGACTGGATCTTTTCAATGTGGCATTACTCCCATCCACCCCTTTTAGAAAGACTTCAGGCCTTGAAAGATGCAAAGCAAGAGTGA